In Dyadobacter sp. NIV53, a single window of DNA contains:
- a CDS encoding efflux RND transporter periplasmic adaptor subunit → MKYYTAALSVLILVSCGKKDAQQAAQQGPPPVNVTLQEVTTMDAAYYDEYPASVTALNQVELRPQVTGFITSIHFQDGAKVQKGQLLYSIDAQLYSANYEQAVANLNVQEANVVKAQKDADRYHELDKNDAVAKQLVDNADAALEVAKRQADAAKANITAVSTNVRYTKVFAPFNGTIGISMVKPGAAVSAGQTVLNTVSSDGQLAVDFNVDQKEIFRFTNLLKSSKSKDSTFTLAFGTDIYPYPGKITLLDRAVDPQTGTIKARLVFPNNDNVLRSGMTGSVRVLNNSSAKSVVIPYKAVTEQLGEFFAYVAGDSSKVSQRRLVLGKAIGNNIIVKEGLKEGEKIAVEGVQNLREGATINTQPAPVAAGAPAAK, encoded by the coding sequence ATGAAATATTATACAGCAGCATTATCAGTTTTAATACTGGTTTCTTGCGGAAAGAAAGACGCACAGCAGGCAGCACAGCAAGGCCCGCCTCCGGTTAATGTAACCTTGCAGGAAGTAACAACAATGGATGCTGCTTATTACGACGAATATCCTGCCAGTGTTACAGCATTAAACCAGGTTGAGCTTAGGCCTCAGGTAACAGGTTTTATAACGTCTATCCATTTCCAGGATGGCGCCAAAGTACAAAAAGGGCAATTGCTTTATTCAATCGATGCACAATTGTATTCTGCTAATTATGAACAGGCTGTTGCCAATTTGAATGTACAGGAAGCAAATGTGGTAAAAGCGCAAAAAGATGCAGACCGTTATCACGAACTGGATAAAAATGATGCCGTTGCCAAACAGCTCGTTGATAATGCTGATGCTGCACTTGAAGTAGCTAAAAGACAGGCAGATGCGGCAAAAGCAAATATTACGGCTGTTTCTACCAATGTTCGTTATACCAAAGTATTTGCACCGTTTAACGGAACAATTGGTATTTCAATGGTAAAACCGGGTGCAGCGGTTTCTGCGGGACAAACGGTGTTGAACACGGTTTCATCCGACGGCCAGCTGGCTGTTGATTTTAATGTGGATCAAAAAGAAATATTCCGTTTTACTAATCTTCTAAAAAGCAGTAAATCGAAAGATTCAACTTTTACACTTGCTTTCGGAACCGACATTTACCCATATCCCGGAAAAATAACATTACTTGACCGAGCCGTTGATCCACAGACAGGTACAATCAAAGCGCGTCTAGTTTTTCCTAATAATGACAATGTCCTTCGTTCAGGCATGACGGGTTCAGTGCGCGTTCTAAACAATTCATCAGCTAAATCAGTCGTAATTCCATACAAAGCTGTGACAGAACAATTAGGTGAATTCTTTGCCTATGTTGCAGGAGACAGCAGTAAAGTGAGCCAGAGAAGACTTGTACTTGGCAAGGCGATCGGCAACAATATTATTGTAAAAGAGGGATTGAAAGAAGGCGAAAAAATCGCAGTGGAAGGTGTCCAGAACTTACGTGAAGGCGCCACGATCAATACGCAACCTGCTCCTGTGGCTGCGGGTGCGCCAGCAGCAAAATAG
- a CDS encoding TolC family protein, which yields MLLAPVLVFAQSTATAVQNGSGQPTLNDGTLEDVVQYAIKNQPFIQQSVIDERVTENTIKTKLADWYPQINFNYSLQHNLIVPTSIIAGNPVKLGVGNTSAAQFTVSQAIFNRDVILAKRTKGDVRLQASQTTAANKIDVAVNVSKAFYDVLATTQQIDVSQEDIVRLERSLKDAENQYKSGIADKIDYKRAMITLNNTRAAKKSNEEVLKGKIEYLKSLMGYPMENELKIKYDSLQMEREMILDTLQAPQVASRIEYQLLSTQKRLLEYQLQYNKMSFLPTISANGAYNLNYQNNQFNELYGNNFPSSFAAVTLALPLYQGGKRKLNINSAEWQIKRTDLDIKSLNMNVNSEYANALGYYKGSLANLLAQKENVDLAREVYDVIQLQYKSGIKTYLEVITSETDLRLARINYYNALYQVLANKIDVQKALGQFNY from the coding sequence ATGCTTCTGGCGCCTGTGCTGGTTTTTGCACAGTCAACAGCAACGGCCGTACAAAATGGCTCCGGGCAGCCTACATTAAACGATGGGACACTGGAAGATGTCGTTCAGTATGCAATTAAAAACCAGCCGTTCATACAACAGTCTGTTATCGATGAGCGTGTTACTGAAAATACGATCAAAACCAAACTGGCAGACTGGTATCCGCAGATCAATTTCAACTATAGTCTCCAGCACAATTTAATAGTGCCAACCAGCATCATTGCAGGAAATCCTGTTAAACTGGGCGTAGGAAATACCTCGGCAGCCCAGTTTACGGTTTCCCAGGCTATTTTTAACAGGGATGTCATTCTGGCAAAAAGGACCAAAGGCGATGTTCGTTTGCAGGCAAGCCAAACAACAGCAGCTAATAAAATTGATGTTGCCGTGAATGTTTCAAAGGCATTTTATGATGTTTTGGCTACCACCCAGCAGATAGATGTTTCTCAGGAAGATATAGTTCGTTTGGAAAGAAGTCTGAAAGATGCCGAAAATCAGTATAAATCTGGTATTGCGGATAAAATTGACTACAAAAGGGCAATGATCACGCTGAATAATACCAGAGCAGCTAAGAAAAGTAATGAAGAGGTATTGAAGGGAAAGATTGAATATCTCAAATCTCTGATGGGTTATCCGATGGAAAACGAGCTGAAGATCAAATACGACAGTCTTCAGATGGAAAGAGAAATGATTTTGGATACTTTACAGGCTCCTCAGGTTGCTTCAAGAATTGAGTATCAGTTGCTTAGTACGCAAAAAAGATTACTAGAATACCAACTTCAGTATAACAAAATGAGTTTCCTGCCGACCATTTCTGCAAACGGGGCTTATAACCTGAATTACCAGAATAACCAGTTCAATGAACTTTATGGAAACAATTTCCCAAGCTCATTTGCAGCAGTTACACTGGCATTACCACTTTATCAGGGAGGAAAACGGAAGCTAAATATCAATTCTGCCGAGTGGCAGATCAAACGAACCGATCTGGATATTAAGAGCCTTAACATGAATGTTAACTCAGAATATGCCAATGCATTAGGATATTACAAAGGCAGTCTGGCTAATCTTTTGGCACAAAAAGAAAATGTGGACCTGGCCCGGGAAGTATATGATGTGATCCAGTTACAATACAAATCTGGTATCAAAACTTACCTGGAAGTAATTACGTCTGAAACAGACCTCCGACTAGCCAGAATAAACTATTACAATGCACTTTATCAGGTTCTTGCAAATAAAATAGACGTACAAAAAGCCCTAGGCCAATTTAATTATTAA
- a CDS encoding TetR/AcrR family transcriptional regulator: MKYNPKQLQIIGVAEKLFSEKGFSGTSIRDISQEADINVSMISYYFGSKEKLIEALFKVRSEDFINRLEELMVNLDLSPIQKVNLMIDGVIDRLVDTRCFHNIVLREQLSGNNRTPIISELLEGLKTNNLKAIQKLISEGQQTGTFRNDIDVFMLSTAMFGTINQALSTQAFYKKFHDLHALSQQDLENSLKQKLSIHLRKLFMVNLIEELNEVESS; encoded by the coding sequence ATGAAATACAATCCCAAACAATTACAGATTATTGGTGTAGCTGAAAAGCTATTTTCCGAAAAAGGCTTTTCCGGAACTTCTATCCGCGACATTTCACAGGAAGCAGATATCAATGTGTCCATGATATCCTATTACTTCGGATCAAAAGAAAAGCTGATTGAAGCTCTTTTCAAAGTCAGGTCGGAAGATTTCATTAACAGGCTGGAAGAATTGATGGTCAATCTTGATCTGTCTCCCATTCAAAAAGTAAACCTGATGATTGACGGTGTAATTGACCGCTTAGTCGACACTCGTTGCTTTCACAATATCGTATTGAGGGAGCAGTTATCGGGAAATAACCGTACACCTATTATTTCAGAATTACTGGAAGGACTGAAAACCAATAATTTAAAGGCAATTCAAAAGCTCATTTCAGAAGGTCAGCAGACCGGGACATTTCGAAATGATATTGATGTTTTTATGTTGTCAACTGCCATGTTCGGGACAATTAACCAGGCACTAAGTACCCAGGCCTTTTACAAAAAATTCCACGATCTGCACGCACTTTCCCAGCAGGATCTGGAAAATTCCCTCAAACAGAAATTAAGTATCCACCTGCGGAAATTATTCATGGTGAATCTAATCGAGGAATTAAACGAAGTTGAATCAAGTTAG
- a CDS encoding sodium:solute symporter, translating to MSYLDWIVLSLTLIFVVSYGMYRSREKQTMNSFLLAGQSLPWYHVTLSLMATQASAITFLSAPGQAYTDGMRFVQFYFGLPLAMVVLCITFVPKFHKLKIFTAYEFLEGRFDLKTRALTSFLFLLQRGLSTGLSIYAPSLILSAILGWDITWTNIISGSIVMIYTITGGSRAVSHTHMQQMAIITIGMVVAGIMVVKFLPENISFTDALQVAGKMGKTNVIDFTFNLNNRYNVWSGLIGGFFLQLSYFGTDQSQVGRFLTGSSEGQSKLGLAMNGLLKIPMQFLILLVGVLVFAFYQFTTPPLFFNQTAVDKIKKTEYATQYQQLENKHKIIQAGKRQHVMDLSEAVKKDDQTGIEKSRLVLGNIETEVKEVRKEAETLLSKANGEDTNDVNYIFLRFVTDYLPVGMVGLLIAVILLASMGSVASAYNSLASCSVVDIYKRIYRKDGDTENYVTASRWATFFWGIFCIAVAQYASRLGSMIEAVNILGSLFYGVILGIFLVAFYFKNIGGRAVFWGSIIGEIFVIICYVIDLTAFLWLNLIGCVLVISFAWLLEKIWPEAPKKAMVADISTDLPVT from the coding sequence ATGAGCTATCTTGACTGGATTGTACTTTCTCTTACTTTAATTTTTGTCGTTTCATACGGTATGTACCGCAGCCGTGAAAAACAAACGATGAATTCCTTTCTGCTGGCTGGTCAGTCGTTACCCTGGTACCACGTTACGTTATCATTAATGGCTACGCAAGCCAGTGCCATTACATTTTTATCTGCACCCGGACAGGCTTACACCGACGGAATGCGGTTCGTACAATTCTATTTTGGCCTGCCTCTGGCAATGGTCGTATTGTGCATCACATTTGTACCAAAATTTCATAAACTAAAAATATTTACTGCGTACGAATTTCTTGAAGGCCGTTTTGACCTGAAAACGCGCGCGCTTACTTCCTTTTTATTTCTGTTACAGCGCGGCTTATCAACCGGACTTTCCATATATGCACCTTCTTTAATCCTTTCTGCCATTTTAGGCTGGGATATTACCTGGACCAATATTATTTCCGGTAGTATTGTAATGATCTACACCATTACCGGTGGCTCCCGGGCGGTTTCCCATACGCACATGCAGCAAATGGCCATTATTACAATTGGAATGGTCGTAGCGGGTATAATGGTTGTAAAATTCCTTCCTGAAAATATTTCATTTACTGATGCACTCCAGGTGGCAGGGAAAATGGGTAAAACAAACGTGATCGATTTTACCTTTAATCTCAATAACCGTTACAATGTATGGTCAGGACTTATTGGTGGATTCTTTTTGCAGCTTTCCTATTTTGGCACAGATCAATCGCAGGTGGGCAGGTTCCTGACCGGAAGTTCTGAGGGACAAAGCAAGCTTGGACTGGCCATGAACGGTTTGCTGAAAATCCCTATGCAATTCCTGATTCTGCTAGTCGGTGTTCTGGTTTTTGCTTTTTACCAATTTACTACACCGCCATTATTTTTTAACCAGACTGCTGTTGACAAAATAAAGAAAACCGAATATGCCACCCAGTATCAGCAACTGGAAAACAAACACAAAATCATTCAGGCCGGCAAACGCCAGCATGTGATGGATTTAAGTGAGGCAGTAAAAAAAGATGACCAAACGGGAATTGAAAAGTCACGCCTCGTGCTGGGTAATATAGAAACCGAAGTAAAAGAGGTCCGAAAAGAAGCTGAAACCCTTTTATCCAAGGCAAATGGCGAAGACACGAATGATGTCAATTACATCTTTCTTCGTTTTGTAACCGATTATTTACCCGTTGGAATGGTAGGTTTACTGATCGCTGTAATACTTCTTGCATCAATGGGTTCTGTGGCTTCGGCTTACAATTCACTTGCCTCCTGTTCAGTAGTCGATATTTACAAACGGATTTACAGAAAAGACGGCGATACAGAAAACTACGTGACAGCATCCCGTTGGGCTACATTCTTTTGGGGAATATTCTGTATTGCAGTGGCTCAATATGCCTCCCGGCTCGGCAGTATGATAGAGGCCGTGAATATTTTGGGCTCATTGTTCTATGGTGTGATCCTGGGAATATTTCTGGTTGCTTTTTACTTCAAAAATATTGGCGGACGTGCCGTTTTCTGGGGAAGTATCATTGGTGAGATTTTCGTGATAATCTGTTATGTTATAGATCTTACAGCATTTTTATGGCTGAATTTAATTGGCTGTGTGTTAGTAATTTCTTTCGCGTGGCTGCTTGAAAAAATCTGGCCGGAAGCACCTAAAAAGGCCATGGTAGCAGATATATCCACCGATCTACCGGTGACATAA
- a CDS encoding alpha-L-rhamnosidase C-terminal domain-containing protein, which yields MPGLISPILTASFQLKEVRAIFEYRDIPYLGSFKSNDDRLNQIWNTGAYTVHLNMQEFLWDGIKRDRLVWVGDMHPEVMTINTVFGKNEVVAKSLDQARDITPLPGWMNGISAYSMWWVLIHRDLYKNQGDLEYLRQQQKYLVGLLDLLISKTKDNKENLDGGRFLDWPSSENPLGVHAGLHAMMVMTLDAGAELCTILDEPAQAAKCKATSTSLKLYVPDANNSKQAAALLALSGLVPAEKANADVILKGGCDNFSTFYGYYMLQAKAKAGDYQGAMDCIRSYWGGMLDMGATTFWEDFDLAWTKNAAPIDELVPEGKDDIHGDFGAYCYKHLRHSLCHGWASGPTSWLTEHVLGVSVVETGCKTIRIQPNLGDLKWVEGTYPTPMGVVKIRHEKQENGKIKSTIDAPKGVKILR from the coding sequence TTGCCCGGATTGATCTCGCCGATCCTGACCGCGAGCTTCCAGCTAAAAGAAGTAAGGGCAATTTTTGAATATCGTGATATTCCGTATCTGGGTTCATTTAAAAGCAATGATGACCGCCTTAATCAGATATGGAACACAGGTGCTTACACGGTACATCTTAATATGCAGGAGTTTCTTTGGGATGGTATAAAACGTGACCGCCTGGTTTGGGTAGGTGACATGCATCCGGAAGTGATGACAATCAATACCGTTTTTGGAAAAAATGAGGTCGTGGCAAAAAGTCTGGACCAGGCACGTGACATTACGCCACTACCAGGCTGGATGAACGGAATCAGTGCTTATTCTATGTGGTGGGTTCTAATTCACCGGGATCTTTACAAAAATCAGGGAGACCTTGAATATCTGCGGCAGCAGCAAAAGTATCTGGTCGGACTTCTGGATTTACTTATTTCGAAAACAAAAGACAATAAAGAGAACCTGGATGGCGGGCGTTTTCTCGACTGGCCTTCCAGTGAAAACCCATTGGGCGTACATGCAGGCCTTCATGCCATGATGGTGATGACACTGGATGCAGGAGCGGAACTATGTACGATTCTGGACGAACCTGCACAGGCAGCAAAATGCAAAGCAACTTCTACCAGTTTGAAGTTATATGTACCGGATGCCAATAATTCCAAACAGGCAGCTGCTTTGCTGGCATTATCGGGACTGGTTCCGGCCGAAAAAGCCAATGCAGATGTAATTTTAAAAGGCGGGTGCGACAATTTCTCCACCTTCTACGGTTACTATATGTTACAGGCAAAAGCTAAAGCCGGAGATTATCAGGGAGCTATGGATTGTATCCGAAGTTATTGGGGTGGAATGCTGGATATGGGAGCAACTACATTCTGGGAAGATTTTGACCTTGCTTGGACCAAAAACGCAGCTCCGATAGACGAGCTGGTACCAGAAGGTAAAGATGATATTCATGGTGATTTCGGAGCATATTGTTATAAACATCTTCGCCATAGTCTTTGCCATGGCTGGGCTTCCGGGCCCACATCCTGGCTTACAGAGCATGTTCTGGGCGTGAGTGTTGTGGAAACAGGATGCAAAACAATACGTATCCAGCCTAACCTGGGTGATTTGAAATGGGTGGAAGGTACTTATCCCACTCCAATGGGCGTGGTAAAAATCCGGCACGAAAAGCAGGAGAACGGAAAAATTAAATCAACCATTGATGCTCCAAAAGGAGTAAAAATATTACGCTAA
- a CDS encoding alpha-L-rhamnosidase, whose protein sequence is MKSILFFFLLIFAFDMSAKGVNPVYLRCEYKENPVTDVSAPRLSWELTSEENNQVQSAYQVLVATSAGKLTEEKADLWNSGKSAGRMTSQIEYSGKPLISRQICYWKVRSWDKNGIAGEWSKVAHWEMGLLDKKEWKGDWIGLDLDHLGKGKTYHLPPAPYFRKDINIKSGFVKARLYVTALGLYEFSINGKKSGDAFLTPGWTDYDKRVYYQVYDVTNQVKTGVNALASQLSYGWYAGYLGYSLLVGNPVVRAFYGKVPLLKAQLEVTYADGKTETFVTNNQWKASSGALMESDLLNGETYDARLEFTKWNLPGFKDQQWKQAEVYPDKTERKIEVYPGPPVKITETLLVKNTISRPGGAYIFDMGQNFAGIIRLQVNGRAGDTIRMRYGEKLYPDGRLMTENLRMARATDTYILKGAPEGEVWEPKFTFHGFQYVEVSGLKSKPSAKTLTGLAIGSDTPKVGSFETDNKMVNQLYSNIDWTQRANYVDIPTDCPQRDERVGWTGDAQVYVKSATFNRDVASFFTKWVVDLNDGQFESGAYPLYAPTPNLRKTDTFSPGWMEAGIICPYQIYRSYGDTRMIRQGWSYMVKFMDFLEKRSNGNDVFKEKSFEDIDPKGGYGDWLSFGKKTPPDMLASFYYTYCADLMAEMAGAIGNDADQKRFTEMAGKVRKAVLAHYSDKDGKLICDSAAYGDGKGYVDGQLGFTGSTQTAYANAIYMNIINGENKKQAGQYLSGLLTQNGEKLATGFLGAKSLLPALSATGHSDQAYKLFLSKEFPSWGFEVENGSTTIWERWDSFTKEDGFKYNAAMNSFSHYAFGAVCEWMFGNAAGIQLTKPGFSEFSIRPEIAPDHLNGQSISHLKASYHSVNGTILSEWKKVGNKLLIKVKVPVNTIATIYIPADTDEKVTLNGKSLDQDARNPCERKRGRLPGYSRRFR, encoded by the coding sequence ATGAAATCCATTCTCTTTTTCTTTCTGCTCATTTTTGCATTTGATATGAGTGCCAAAGGTGTTAATCCGGTTTATCTGCGTTGTGAATACAAAGAAAATCCTGTAACAGACGTTTCAGCTCCGCGCCTTAGCTGGGAATTGACATCAGAAGAAAATAATCAGGTTCAATCTGCCTATCAGGTATTGGTAGCTACGTCCGCGGGTAAATTAACAGAGGAAAAGGCAGACTTGTGGAATTCGGGAAAGAGTGCCGGCAGAATGACGTCACAGATTGAGTATTCAGGTAAGCCATTGATTTCAAGACAAATATGTTATTGGAAAGTACGGAGCTGGGATAAAAATGGTATAGCTGGTGAATGGAGTAAGGTTGCTCATTGGGAAATGGGTTTGCTGGACAAAAAGGAGTGGAAGGGAGATTGGATCGGCCTGGACCTGGATCATCTTGGAAAAGGTAAAACGTATCATTTACCACCGGCTCCATATTTTAGAAAGGACATTAACATCAAATCCGGTTTCGTTAAGGCCAGATTATACGTGACAGCATTAGGATTGTATGAATTTTCAATCAATGGCAAAAAATCAGGCGATGCATTTCTGACTCCCGGCTGGACGGATTATGACAAGCGTGTTTATTACCAGGTTTATGATGTTACTAATCAGGTGAAAACGGGTGTGAATGCATTGGCTTCACAATTGTCTTATGGCTGGTACGCCGGATATCTGGGCTATTCTTTGTTAGTTGGAAACCCGGTGGTGCGTGCATTTTATGGAAAAGTGCCTTTGTTAAAAGCACAATTGGAAGTAACTTATGCGGATGGAAAAACCGAAACTTTCGTAACAAACAATCAATGGAAAGCCAGCAGTGGGGCTTTAATGGAATCGGATCTGCTGAATGGCGAAACATATGATGCCAGGCTGGAATTTACTAAATGGAATTTGCCGGGATTTAAGGATCAGCAATGGAAACAGGCAGAGGTATATCCTGATAAAACGGAGCGTAAAATTGAGGTATACCCCGGGCCTCCGGTAAAAATCACAGAAACTTTATTGGTAAAAAATACAATCAGCCGTCCCGGAGGAGCTTACATATTCGATATGGGACAAAACTTTGCCGGAATTATCCGTTTGCAGGTGAATGGCAGGGCAGGGGACACGATCCGTATGAGATATGGAGAAAAACTTTATCCGGATGGGAGACTTATGACCGAAAATCTTCGGATGGCAAGGGCAACCGATACTTATATATTGAAAGGTGCACCGGAAGGTGAGGTTTGGGAGCCAAAATTCACATTCCACGGATTTCAGTATGTGGAAGTAAGCGGTTTAAAAAGTAAACCATCTGCCAAAACGCTAACGGGACTGGCCATCGGTTCGGACACACCCAAAGTAGGTTCGTTTGAAACGGATAATAAGATGGTGAATCAGCTTTACAGTAATATTGACTGGACGCAACGCGCAAATTATGTTGATATTCCTACTGATTGTCCCCAGCGTGACGAGCGCGTCGGATGGACCGGAGATGCGCAGGTTTATGTAAAATCGGCAACTTTCAACCGCGATGTAGCTTCGTTTTTTACTAAATGGGTGGTAGATCTTAACGACGGCCAGTTTGAAAGCGGTGCTTATCCGCTGTACGCACCAACACCTAATCTCCGCAAAACCGACACATTTTCACCCGGCTGGATGGAAGCCGGAATCATTTGCCCATATCAGATTTACCGCTCTTATGGTGATACGCGTATGATCAGGCAAGGATGGAGCTACATGGTGAAGTTTATGGACTTTTTGGAAAAGCGGAGCAACGGAAATGATGTATTTAAGGAAAAGTCGTTTGAAGATATTGATCCAAAGGGTGGCTATGGTGACTGGCTTTCTTTTGGCAAAAAAACGCCACCGGATATGCTTGCATCATTTTATTATACCTATTGTGCAGATTTGATGGCTGAAATGGCAGGCGCGATAGGGAATGATGCAGATCAAAAACGATTTACAGAAATGGCTGGTAAAGTGCGAAAAGCTGTGTTAGCACATTATTCTGATAAAGATGGAAAATTAATATGTGATTCCGCAGCGTATGGAGATGGCAAAGGTTATGTAGACGGGCAGCTTGGCTTTACAGGAAGTACGCAAACGGCCTATGCCAATGCGATTTATATGAATATTATAAATGGAGAAAATAAAAAACAAGCTGGCCAATATCTTTCAGGCTTACTGACCCAAAATGGTGAAAAGCTTGCGACGGGTTTTCTGGGTGCCAAATCATTATTGCCGGCCTTATCTGCCACCGGTCATTCTGATCAGGCTTATAAGCTTTTTCTGAGCAAGGAATTTCCTTCCTGGGGTTTTGAAGTTGAGAATGGATCGACTACCATTTGGGAACGTTGGGACAGCTTCACCAAGGAAGATGGTTTTAAATATAATGCGGCTATGAATTCATTCAGTCATTATGCATTTGGTGCAGTTTGTGAATGGATGTTTGGGAATGCCGCTGGTATTCAGTTAACAAAACCCGGTTTCTCCGAATTCAGTATCCGCCCGGAAATCGCACCTGATCATTTGAACGGTCAAAGCATCAGCCACTTAAAAGCGAGTTATCATTCTGTAAACGGAACTATTCTTTCAGAATGGAAAAAGGTAGGGAACAAACTTTTAATAAAAGTAAAGGTTCCTGTAAACACTATTGCTACAATTTATATTCCGGCAGATACAGACGAAAAAGTTACCTTAAATGGCAAAAGTCTTGATCAGGACGCAAGGAATCCATGTGAAAGGAAAAGAGGAAGGTTACCTGGTTATTCACGCCGGTTCCGGTAA